The segment GGCATCAGTGGCCGCCAAGGGTAAAGAAGAAGCGACCAAGTCTCTGCAAAGCGCCATACCGGCTATTGCCCGGGCGGCAGCCCGCGGCGCCTTTCATAAGAAGACTGCCTCGCGGCGCATAGCGCGACTCACTAAAAAAGTGAATGCCCTGCCGTAGGGGCGGATTTCAAACCCGCCCCCACAGGTTAAGGTTTTATTAAAAATCCGCAGTCATCAGTCTGTATGCCCTCTCGGCGACGTCATTAGCCAGCTTGGAGAGGGCTTTTTTCTGGCTGGTCTGACCGGTAGATAAATTTGTGCCATCAAGAACATAATCCCCCCATTGAGAAAAGTTTTCCACACGCCAGAGGGCGGTTGGCGAGCCTTTGGCTGTCAGGGCAAGCGAGAGGGTAACCGTGATCCTCTTTTCCACGGCCAAATTACTGCCGCCCCGGTAAGCGAGGGGCGTCTCCACCAGATTCTTGATGTCGCCCTGCAAGACGGTATCGGCCAGGCCCTCGGCATTGACTATCTTGAATCTCCGGCCTTTGATGAATTGATCAATAAAGGCATTCCGCAGGCCGGTTTCTATGTTGGCCTCCGGGGTATTGTTAGTAAAAACGGCTACAAATACCTTCCGGATATCATTGCTCATATTGGCGCTCATCTTGCCGCTTTTATTATCGCCTTCATCGCCCCCCGGATAAAGATGATACCCGCATCCGGTTACCCCCCAGAGCATGAGCAATATGGCCACAGCGCCAATGCTGGCTAACCTTTTACCAGCCTCAGGCATTTGCATCATGGCTGCTCCTGAACAACAATATTGACCAGCTTTTGAGGCACATAGACGACGCGCAGAATATTCTTGCCGGCGATAAATTTGCCGGTCTTCTCGTCTGTCAGGGCTTTCTTCTTTATTTCTTCGCCATCTTCATCGGGAGCAAGGGACATTCTGCTCCGCACCTTGCCGTTCACCTGAATAACGATGGTAATCTCTTCCTCCGCCGCCACCGCCGGGTCATAGGATGGCCAGGGGGCAACAAGTCCCAGGCATTCCTGATAGCCGAGCGCCTGCCAGAGTTCTTCGGCAATATGGGGGACGATCGGCGCCAAAAGCAGAATAACGGCCTCCAGAGTTTCCCGAATGACGGAGAGAGCCAAGCTGT is part of the Deltaproteobacteria bacterium genome and harbors:
- the rpsT gene encoding 30S ribosomal protein S20, whose product is MATHKSAEKRATQNEKRGIRNASLRSSIKTSMKAVAASVAAKGKEEATKSLQSAIPAIARAAARGAFHKKTASRRIARLTKKVNALP
- the lptE gene encoding LPS assembly lipoprotein LptE: MMQMPEAGKRLASIGAVAILLMLWGVTGCGYHLYPGGDEGDNKSGKMSANMSNDIRKVFVAVFTNNTPEANIETGLRNAFIDQFIKGRRFKIVNAEGLADTVLQGDIKNLVETPLAYRGGSNLAVEKRITVTLSLALTAKGSPTALWRVENFSQWGDYVLDGTNLSTGQTSQKKALSKLANDVAERAYRLMTADF